In the genome of Myxococcus stipitatus, one region contains:
- a CDS encoding vWA domain-containing protein, with amino-acid sequence MSKLKEFTASSARPLPVVLLADVSGSMSTNGKIDALNDAVQEMLESFGGEDDSRAEIHVSVVTFGKDGAKAHQPLAPAAKVQWTRMTAAGGTPMGAAFDAATGMIEDRAQIPSRAYRPTIILVSDGQPTDEWQVPLKRLLGAERASKAARFAMGIGDDADEAMLSAFLATPEARVYRAHEARQIKQFFRWVTMSVTQRSRSANPDSVIAAEPTDLDDFNF; translated from the coding sequence ATGAGCAAACTGAAGGAGTTCACTGCGTCGAGCGCGAGGCCGCTGCCGGTGGTGCTGCTCGCCGATGTCAGCGGCAGCATGAGCACGAACGGGAAGATCGACGCGCTCAACGATGCCGTGCAGGAGATGCTGGAGAGCTTCGGCGGTGAGGACGACAGCCGCGCGGAGATCCACGTCTCCGTCGTCACGTTCGGCAAGGACGGCGCGAAGGCACACCAGCCGCTCGCCCCTGCCGCGAAGGTCCAGTGGACCCGTATGACGGCAGCCGGTGGGACGCCGATGGGCGCCGCCTTCGACGCGGCGACCGGCATGATCGAGGACCGGGCGCAGATCCCGAGCCGCGCGTACCGTCCGACGATCATCCTCGTCTCGGATGGCCAGCCCACCGACGAGTGGCAGGTCCCGCTGAAGCGGCTCCTTGGCGCGGAGCGCGCGTCAAAGGCGGCCCGCTTCGCGATGGGCATCGGCGACGACGCCGACGAGGCGATGCTCTCCGCGTTCCTCGCGACGCCCGAGGCACGTGTCTACCGGGCTCACGAGGCGAGACAGATCAAGCAGTTCTTCCGCTGGGTGACGATGAGCGTCACGCAGCGCTCGCGGAGCGCGAACCCTGACAGCGTCATCGCCGCGGAGCCGACCGACCTCGATGACTTCAACTTCTGA
- a CDS encoding PP2C family serine/threonine-protein phosphatase, whose amino-acid sequence MSNRLPDDYFGASVVGPRHRAEGKPNEDSWLGARGAFGTLVVVSDGMGSRREARRGAQMACRAVLDAVRSWHKAGGRDLDELLVRIEPVWCSLIAPSTARDCAATCLFALAHAYGQVHVAAIGDGLALLRTRHGLEWIVGPRSGGFANETAALGHSASWTSRSFPRAGGEVVVLATDGVADDLLPERIDGFVQWLMDDFAGMAPSQRWRALQRELKDWPTPHHTDDKTLVVLMQREAVLA is encoded by the coding sequence GTGTCGAACCGCCTACCCGACGACTACTTCGGCGCCAGCGTGGTCGGACCGCGCCATCGCGCAGAGGGCAAGCCCAACGAGGACAGTTGGCTCGGAGCGCGCGGAGCGTTCGGTACGCTGGTCGTCGTCAGTGATGGTATGGGCTCTCGACGCGAGGCCCGCCGTGGCGCTCAGATGGCCTGCCGGGCGGTGCTCGATGCAGTGCGCTCGTGGCACAAGGCAGGCGGACGTGACCTGGATGAGCTCCTCGTCCGCATCGAGCCGGTCTGGTGTTCGCTCATCGCTCCGTCGACCGCTCGCGACTGTGCGGCGACGTGCTTGTTCGCCCTCGCGCACGCTTACGGGCAGGTTCACGTGGCGGCGATCGGCGATGGACTCGCGCTCCTGCGAACGAGACATGGGCTGGAGTGGATCGTCGGCCCGCGCTCGGGCGGCTTCGCCAACGAGACCGCCGCGCTCGGCCACTCGGCGTCGTGGACGAGCCGTAGCTTCCCGCGCGCGGGTGGGGAGGTCGTCGTGCTCGCGACTGACGGTGTCGCTGACGACCTGCTGCCAGAGCGCATCGACGGCTTCGTGCAGTGGCTCATGGACGACTTCGCCGGCATGGCGCCGAGCCAGCGTTGGCGAGCGCTCCAGCGGGAGTTGAAGGACTGGCCCACGCCTCATCACACCGATGACAAGACCCTCGTCGTCCTCATGCAGCGAGAGGCGGTGCTCGCATGA
- a CDS encoding protein kinase domain-containing protein, protein MTSAPRQVTDINGVRYSLLRQLGRGGQGAVYEVDGGRLAAKIIFDSSATRRERLRNQLTQVKRLSLADLEIARPIEMLREPVLGYVMELLTGMQPLKALGAVPKDESSPAAWYIAGGGLRRRLQLLARSADALAGLHGKGLVYSDPSPHNIFVSESPAATEVRFIDADNIHYASVAGVPAVYTPGYGAPELVRCRSGVNSLTDAHAFSVLAFQTLSLAHPLIGDAVNDGPPEREEEALDGRLPWIDHPTDETNRASYGIPRPNVLSRKLLDLAARAFGAGLRDAAKRPGVSEWAECLHGAADATLSCASCKGTYYFTEKLCPWCDEPRPAFATAAFNLWDPSVGAGGELLQKPVGDRRRAVVAAVLGLTDGETVSVTQRLAHGRDGAAGARPVIELQLSGTRLSLRSVDGGRYRLSSPSGGRGAEVTDRVKEIRLEPGVASWRLHLGSPDTLHRVVNFELRPGGAR, encoded by the coding sequence ATGACGTCTGCTCCGCGCCAGGTCACGGACATCAACGGTGTGCGCTACTCGCTGCTCCGGCAGTTGGGGCGCGGAGGCCAGGGGGCCGTCTACGAGGTCGACGGCGGAAGGCTCGCCGCGAAGATCATCTTCGACTCGTCGGCAACTCGGCGTGAGCGCCTGCGCAACCAGCTCACGCAGGTGAAGCGGCTCTCGCTCGCCGATCTCGAGATCGCCCGGCCCATCGAGATGCTTCGCGAGCCGGTGCTCGGCTACGTAATGGAGCTGCTCACCGGGATGCAGCCGCTGAAGGCGCTTGGGGCCGTGCCCAAGGACGAGAGCTCCCCCGCCGCGTGGTACATCGCGGGCGGTGGTCTGCGGCGGCGACTCCAGCTCCTCGCTCGCAGTGCCGACGCACTCGCGGGTCTGCACGGCAAGGGGCTCGTCTACTCCGACCCGTCGCCCCACAACATCTTCGTCTCGGAGAGCCCCGCGGCGACGGAGGTCCGCTTCATCGACGCGGACAACATCCACTACGCGTCGGTCGCGGGCGTGCCCGCCGTCTACACGCCCGGCTACGGCGCGCCCGAGCTCGTGCGGTGCAGGAGCGGCGTCAACTCGCTCACAGACGCTCACGCCTTCAGTGTGCTCGCGTTCCAGACGCTGTCCCTCGCCCACCCGCTCATCGGCGACGCAGTCAACGACGGCCCCCCCGAGCGAGAGGAGGAGGCCCTCGACGGGCGCCTGCCGTGGATCGACCACCCGACCGACGAGACCAATCGCGCGTCCTACGGCATTCCCAGGCCCAACGTGCTGTCGCGAAAGCTCCTCGATCTCGCCGCGCGCGCTTTCGGCGCCGGCCTCCGTGACGCGGCGAAGCGGCCGGGCGTCTCTGAGTGGGCCGAGTGCCTGCACGGTGCCGCCGACGCCACGCTGTCGTGCGCGTCGTGCAAAGGGACCTACTACTTTACGGAGAAGCTCTGCCCGTGGTGTGACGAGCCTCGGCCTGCTTTTGCCACCGCCGCCTTCAACCTGTGGGACCCCTCTGTCGGGGCGGGCGGCGAGCTTCTGCAGAAGCCCGTAGGTGACCGCCGCCGCGCGGTGGTCGCTGCGGTCCTCGGACTGACAGACGGCGAGACCGTGTCGGTTACGCAACGCCTCGCGCATGGGCGCGACGGAGCCGCTGGTGCTCGGCCTGTCATTGAACTGCAGCTCTCAGGCACGCGGCTCTCGCTGCGAAGCGTCGACGGCGGTCGCTACCGGCTCTCGTCCCCCAGCGGCGGCCGAGGTGCCGAGGTGACCGATCGCGTGAAGGAGATCCGGCTCGAACCCGGCGTCGCCTCGTGGCGCCTCCACCTCGGCTCACCCGACACCCTGCACCGCGTCGTGAACTTCGAACTTCGGCCGGGAGGTGCCCGATGA
- a CDS encoding DEAD/DEAH box helicase gives MNIHDLASGEVSTFEVVPSAAADFDLVIEARAEAALQFSDVTGDSLLRIGASAWNVVGADKRAIEALRRLRDRNLPRVAWVASVRPKGKRSEAVLVQVHEFPARYDWPDPVDIGVDDKLVEQVRQKLGRSVTAAEATQWLNDRFLLLADDGTARVFLSGSPTPETDQSGAFRLHGRGYAVDVAKGRDDKLLATRLVEAKRGSSPDERRPVVLVLGRIRFCDATIAGAFRGAARTQLDQLVEQAGSYLNVWKEYNKLERESVLRRARTLGWLRYSKRLLQGDGRWRFFVEDSKQLETALQVLRNAEDVDLEAAQNPPPELQQATDNATTTTDDGPARSKRSRIFVGSFSGAEPQRRTIDLQPPIDSDDREPPESGVLFLSVSGDRKRLERREHAQSLIASAECPMPQLGLLLEGSAVPERRRKTEDALSVAARAVFGGEPTARQVEALRVALNTPDIALIQGPPGTGKTKTIAALEARLAELSEDDLAGQTLLTSYQHDAVENAASRTLVFGLPAIKVGRKRGTTDQSDGFDRWRRERADAVRADLSTLPERPVTEVLRKVRTLAAAYVASPLTADESLRVVHEVQDLCGSYVPPTLNDRLDVLRQELSRSPQIDDAEDDDRALALKAVRGLRTDPIAFGDDGPRNAGRARLRLQRLGLYDEAKHRVLSEAADWTSEDAPSFLSELKALQDGLIDLLSAEKPVGAPMVHSDLESLLPEIVDALYTKARESAGGEDAILYEYLNDLENDIDAVRDAVRNYTVVLAATCQQSVGFQMSQAKGEDTVFANVIVDEAARANPLDLFIPMSRAERRIILVGDHRQLPHILEPDIESQLDQSVSDATTAALRRSLFERLFQAMKEREAKDGIKRTVTLDKQYRMHPVLGSFVSDTFYAPYGEGFESPRRPEEFVHNLPGYAGRVAAWVDMPLSRGREHGGQSKRRTVEAEWIAKEVERLATARRDLSFGVISFYSAQADEVLLAMEKRGMSERLDDGSFRVKDAWRETRSEDGRLIERLRVGTVDAFQGKEFDVVFLSMTRANDLPVSDERSLRRKFGHLMLENRLCVAMSRQQRLLVVVGDSAMLRGEAAAKALRGLVAFRELCGGKHGLALQA, from the coding sequence ATGAACATCCACGACCTGGCCTCGGGAGAGGTCTCGACCTTCGAGGTCGTGCCGAGCGCGGCAGCCGACTTTGACCTCGTCATCGAAGCTCGAGCGGAAGCGGCCCTGCAGTTCTCCGATGTCACCGGCGACTCGCTGTTGCGGATCGGCGCGAGCGCGTGGAACGTCGTCGGCGCTGACAAGCGGGCAATCGAAGCGCTCCGGCGACTCCGCGACCGCAACCTCCCCCGCGTGGCCTGGGTCGCCTCCGTCCGCCCCAAGGGGAAGAGGAGCGAAGCGGTGCTCGTGCAGGTGCACGAGTTCCCCGCTCGCTACGACTGGCCCGACCCGGTCGACATCGGCGTCGACGACAAGCTCGTCGAGCAGGTGAGGCAGAAGCTCGGCCGCAGCGTCACGGCTGCCGAGGCCACCCAGTGGCTGAACGATCGGTTCCTCCTCCTCGCCGACGATGGCACGGCGAGGGTGTTCCTCTCGGGAAGCCCGACGCCGGAGACCGATCAGAGTGGCGCCTTCCGACTTCACGGCCGAGGGTACGCCGTCGACGTCGCGAAGGGACGCGACGACAAGCTGCTCGCCACTCGACTCGTGGAGGCGAAGCGCGGCAGCTCTCCGGACGAGCGCCGCCCCGTGGTCCTCGTGCTCGGACGCATTCGGTTCTGCGATGCGACCATCGCCGGCGCGTTTCGTGGCGCCGCGCGGACTCAGCTCGATCAGCTCGTCGAGCAGGCCGGCAGCTATCTCAACGTTTGGAAGGAGTACAACAAGCTCGAACGCGAAAGCGTGCTGCGTCGCGCGCGAACCCTCGGCTGGCTTCGGTACAGCAAGCGGCTGCTGCAGGGAGACGGGCGGTGGCGCTTCTTCGTCGAGGATTCGAAGCAGCTCGAGACCGCCCTCCAGGTGCTGCGCAACGCGGAGGACGTCGATCTCGAGGCCGCGCAGAACCCGCCGCCCGAGCTGCAGCAGGCGACTGACAACGCCACGACGACGACCGACGACGGCCCTGCGCGCTCCAAGCGGTCGCGAATCTTCGTCGGCTCCTTCTCGGGCGCCGAGCCCCAGCGGCGCACGATCGACCTGCAGCCTCCGATCGACAGCGACGACCGTGAGCCGCCCGAGAGCGGCGTGTTGTTCCTGAGCGTGAGTGGCGATCGCAAGCGCCTCGAACGCCGTGAACATGCGCAGTCGCTGATCGCGTCTGCCGAATGCCCCATGCCCCAGCTTGGCCTTCTGCTTGAGGGAAGCGCCGTCCCCGAACGCCGCAGGAAGACGGAGGACGCACTCTCCGTCGCTGCACGCGCAGTGTTCGGTGGCGAGCCCACAGCGCGACAGGTGGAGGCGTTGCGCGTGGCGCTCAACACGCCCGACATCGCTTTGATCCAGGGACCGCCAGGCACCGGCAAAACGAAGACGATCGCGGCCCTTGAGGCTCGCCTCGCCGAGCTCTCGGAAGACGACCTCGCTGGCCAGACCTTGCTCACGAGCTACCAACACGACGCCGTCGAAAACGCGGCATCACGGACCCTCGTGTTCGGCCTCCCAGCGATCAAGGTGGGCCGCAAGCGAGGGACCACCGATCAGAGCGACGGCTTCGATCGTTGGCGTCGAGAGAGGGCTGACGCCGTGCGCGCGGACCTGTCGACCCTCCCCGAGCGACCCGTGACCGAGGTGCTCCGCAAGGTCAGAACGCTCGCCGCCGCCTACGTCGCCTCGCCGCTCACGGCTGACGAGTCGCTCCGCGTGGTTCACGAGGTCCAGGACCTCTGCGGAAGCTACGTCCCGCCCACCCTGAACGACCGGCTCGACGTGCTTCGTCAGGAGCTGTCGCGCTCCCCGCAGATCGATGATGCCGAGGACGACGACCGCGCCCTTGCCCTCAAGGCAGTTCGCGGGCTGCGCACCGATCCCATCGCCTTCGGCGATGATGGTCCTCGGAACGCCGGCCGCGCGCGCCTGCGCCTTCAGCGCCTGGGCCTGTACGACGAAGCCAAACACCGGGTCTTGAGCGAAGCGGCCGACTGGACCAGCGAGGATGCGCCATCGTTCCTCTCCGAGCTGAAGGCGCTGCAGGATGGTCTGATCGATCTTCTCTCGGCCGAGAAGCCGGTCGGCGCTCCGATGGTTCACAGCGACCTCGAGAGCCTTCTGCCGGAGATCGTCGACGCGCTCTACACCAAGGCGCGCGAGTCAGCGGGCGGCGAGGACGCGATCCTCTACGAGTACCTCAACGACCTGGAGAACGACATCGACGCGGTCCGCGACGCAGTGCGGAACTACACCGTCGTGCTCGCAGCGACCTGTCAGCAGTCGGTCGGCTTCCAGATGAGCCAGGCGAAGGGCGAAGACACCGTCTTCGCGAACGTAATCGTCGACGAGGCCGCGCGCGCCAACCCCCTCGACCTCTTCATCCCGATGTCGCGCGCGGAGCGGCGCATCATCCTGGTCGGCGACCACCGCCAGCTCCCACACATCCTCGAGCCCGACATCGAGAGCCAGCTCGATCAATCGGTCTCGGACGCGACGACCGCCGCGCTGCGTCGCAGCCTCTTCGAGCGCCTGTTCCAGGCGATGAAGGAGCGCGAGGCGAAGGACGGCATCAAGCGCACGGTCACGCTCGACAAGCAGTACCGGATGCACCCCGTGCTCGGGTCGTTCGTCAGTGACACGTTCTACGCGCCCTATGGCGAGGGCTTCGAGTCGCCCCGCCGCCCGGAGGAGTTCGTTCACAACCTGCCGGGCTACGCCGGGCGCGTTGCCGCGTGGGTGGACATGCCTCTCTCTCGCGGCCGCGAGCACGGTGGCCAAAGCAAACGGCGCACTGTCGAAGCCGAGTGGATCGCGAAGGAGGTCGAGCGCCTAGCAACCGCCCGGCGAGATCTCAGCTTCGGCGTCATCTCGTTCTACTCCGCACAGGCCGACGAGGTGCTGCTCGCGATGGAGAAGCGTGGGATGTCCGAGCGGCTCGACGACGGCTCCTTCCGCGTCAAGGACGCTTGGCGCGAGACGCGCAGCGAGGACGGGCGGCTCATCGAGCGGCTGCGCGTCGGTACCGTCGACGCCTTCCAGGGCAAGGAGTTCGACGTCGTGTTCTTGTCGATGACGAGAGCGAACGACCTGCCCGTGTCGGATGAGCGCTCCCTCCGACGAAAGTTCGGCCACCTCATGCTCGAGAACCGTCTGTGCGTCGCGATGAGCCGGCAGCAACGGCTTCTCGTCGTGGTCGGAGACTCGGCGATGCTGAGGGGCGAAGCGGCGGCGAAGGCGCTGCGTGGCCTCGTCGCTTTCCGTGAACTTTGTGGAGGGAAACATGGCCTTGCTCTTCAAGCGTGA
- a CDS encoding AAA family ATPase → MSKKNKHRHQQQQQQPKAPSSSPMAQATSLSVAPAVPETPAAALAAITEANDAVVAEATEEELNVALATPPSSDASNVDLVTAAKRIDETLALLKARSDRLAKREEELAALEQTVLARDEELKARATALEDAERGAKEAHARAKQAEEELRAREVDLQGREVGIRERELNAEAGFAAERRASLKQLDEEAATLRDELSKARAQIAKERADWEAQRRADDERWREEQKRALAMHESALAEMERSSAEQLRVERELLSKERAELKKRAAQVELERDVLREDREAFDERVARRAAHELEAAKAKQKDVEARLASAQASRDELYEKLRLRDEAERALGNRPLDEVKRELDSLIRERDSLKAQLAKRPNHDVSERLASLERAQEEWESERARLTQESVAARTALAKASIAVTELETLRDQKAALESARDLLHTALEELRKDVNERIRRADGVSPFPACSQMDADSGLQTQTPVTDEISDLKAFCQDLQHRIAIDPANPDKVLFYELRDIRCFLGGLAMSRLHLLQGISGTGKTSLPLAVARALGAGSTLVEVQAGWRDRQDLVGHFNAFERRFYESEFLQALYRAQCPRYSGLVNIVVLDEMNLSHPEQYFADLLSALEQDPHLQKLDLMTAPVEPAPAKLRNGRTLTIPQNVWFVGTANHDETTKDFADKTYDRAHVMELPRNRAQFQPQRLPARAPVSFDAVRSAFAKAQQAHEAKAKEAYAFVDGSFADILGRRFGVGWGNRLERQMLDFVPVVVAAGGTVGEAVDHILATKLLRKVRDRHDTRPEDLTALSERIAEAWPKLDKTTGAVRSMAIVRDELRRLGAEEEA, encoded by the coding sequence ATGAGCAAGAAGAACAAGCACCGCCATCAGCAGCAGCAACAGCAGCCCAAAGCACCCAGTTCCTCGCCGATGGCACAGGCGACGTCGCTCAGCGTGGCCCCTGCGGTCCCCGAGACGCCAGCCGCTGCGCTCGCGGCCATCACTGAAGCAAACGACGCTGTCGTCGCCGAGGCCACGGAGGAAGAGCTGAACGTCGCGCTCGCTACTCCTCCGTCCTCGGACGCGTCGAACGTCGATCTCGTCACGGCGGCGAAGCGGATCGACGAAACCCTCGCGCTGTTGAAGGCCCGGAGCGACCGGCTCGCGAAGCGTGAAGAGGAGCTCGCCGCACTCGAACAGACAGTGCTCGCGCGTGACGAAGAGCTGAAGGCGCGCGCGACTGCGCTCGAGGACGCGGAACGAGGAGCCAAGGAGGCACACGCCAGGGCGAAGCAGGCCGAAGAGGAGCTGCGGGCGCGCGAGGTCGACCTCCAGGGACGCGAGGTCGGGATTCGCGAGCGCGAGCTGAACGCAGAGGCGGGCTTCGCGGCCGAGCGCAGGGCATCGTTGAAGCAGCTCGACGAGGAGGCCGCGACTCTCCGCGACGAACTCTCCAAGGCCCGGGCGCAGATCGCCAAGGAGCGCGCGGACTGGGAGGCCCAGCGCCGCGCGGATGACGAGCGCTGGCGTGAGGAGCAGAAGCGAGCCTTAGCGATGCACGAGAGCGCTCTCGCGGAGATGGAGCGTTCGAGCGCCGAGCAACTCCGCGTCGAGCGCGAGCTGCTCTCGAAGGAGCGCGCGGAACTGAAGAAGCGCGCGGCGCAGGTCGAGCTCGAGCGGGATGTCCTGCGTGAGGATCGCGAGGCGTTCGACGAGCGCGTGGCGCGACGTGCCGCCCACGAACTTGAGGCAGCAAAGGCCAAGCAGAAGGACGTTGAGGCGCGCCTCGCGAGCGCGCAAGCGAGCCGGGACGAGCTCTACGAGAAGCTGCGTCTTCGCGACGAAGCTGAGCGCGCGTTGGGAAATCGACCGCTCGACGAGGTGAAGAGGGAGCTAGACAGCCTGATCCGGGAGCGTGACTCGCTGAAGGCGCAGCTCGCCAAGCGTCCGAACCATGATGTCTCCGAGCGTCTCGCTAGCCTCGAACGCGCGCAGGAGGAGTGGGAGTCGGAACGCGCCCGGCTCACGCAGGAGAGCGTCGCCGCCAGGACCGCGCTCGCGAAGGCATCGATCGCCGTCACAGAACTCGAGACACTCCGCGACCAGAAGGCTGCGCTGGAGAGTGCCCGCGACCTCCTGCACACGGCGCTCGAGGAGCTACGCAAGGACGTCAACGAGCGCATCCGACGCGCCGACGGCGTGAGCCCGTTCCCGGCGTGCAGCCAGATGGACGCCGACAGCGGGCTCCAGACCCAGACCCCAGTGACCGATGAGATCTCCGACCTGAAGGCGTTCTGCCAGGATCTCCAGCACCGCATCGCCATCGATCCGGCCAATCCCGACAAGGTGCTGTTCTACGAACTGCGTGACATCCGCTGCTTCTTGGGCGGCCTCGCGATGAGCCGACTCCACCTGCTGCAAGGCATCAGCGGAACCGGCAAGACGAGTCTGCCTCTGGCGGTCGCGCGGGCGCTCGGTGCGGGCTCGACCCTCGTCGAGGTGCAGGCCGGCTGGCGAGACCGCCAGGACCTCGTCGGGCACTTCAACGCCTTCGAACGGCGGTTCTACGAGTCCGAGTTCCTCCAGGCACTCTACCGCGCGCAGTGCCCGCGCTATTCAGGGCTCGTCAACATCGTCGTTCTCGACGAGATGAACCTCTCACACCCCGAGCAGTACTTCGCGGACCTCCTCTCGGCGCTCGAGCAGGACCCGCATCTCCAGAAGCTCGATCTCATGACCGCGCCGGTCGAGCCCGCCCCGGCGAAGCTCCGCAACGGTCGCACGCTCACGATCCCGCAAAACGTGTGGTTCGTTGGCACAGCGAACCACGACGAGACGACGAAGGACTTCGCAGACAAGACCTATGACCGCGCTCACGTGATGGAGCTGCCTCGCAACCGCGCGCAGTTCCAGCCCCAGCGCCTGCCCGCGCGCGCGCCGGTCTCGTTCGACGCCGTTCGCTCGGCATTCGCCAAGGCGCAGCAGGCTCACGAAGCCAAGGCGAAGGAGGCCTACGCGTTCGTCGACGGCTCGTTTGCAGACATCCTCGGGCGTCGCTTCGGGGTGGGCTGGGGCAATCGCCTCGAGCGGCAGATGCTCGACTTCGTTCCGGTCGTCGTCGCGGCGGGTGGCACAGTGGGCGAGGCGGTCGACCACATCCTCGCGACGAAGCTCCTGCGCAAGGTCCGTGATCGGCACGACACTCGGCCCGAGGACCTCACGGCGCTCAGTGAGCGGATCGCGGAGGCTTGGCCGAAGCTCGACAAGACCACCGGCGCTGTGCGCTCCATGGCCATCGTTCGCGACGAACTGCGTCGACTCGGAGCTGAGGAAGAGGCGTGA